A window of the Cicer arietinum cultivar CDC Frontier isolate Library 1 chromosome 6, Cicar.CDCFrontier_v2.0, whole genome shotgun sequence genome harbors these coding sequences:
- the LOC101495574 gene encoding cyclin-B1-2-like isoform X2: MEDTSKTIAHQIGGLQNDALRFGLHGVKSDIVGSHPLESSLQSVKGAEEAMKRQCKVNLYGAAFPLKEELDRQILSRFQRPPGVIPSSMLGLESVTGSLDHFGFEDFLNDPHESETLRPLDMHHGMEVRLGLSKGPVYPSII, from the exons atGGAGGATACATCTAAAACCATTGCACACCAAATCGGTGGTCTCCAAAACGATGCGCTTCGCTTCGGACTCCACGGAGTCAAAAGCGACATCGTCGGTTCTCACCCTCTCGAATCATCCCTCCAATCC GTAAAGGGGGCGGAAGAAGCTATGAAGAGGCAATGCAAAGTGAACTTGTATGGAGCTGCTTTTCCACTCAAGGAGGAACTTGACAGGCAAATTCTTTCTCG GTTCCAGAGACCTCCTGGAGTAATTCCTTCTTCAATGCTGGGTTTGGAGTCTGTAACAGGAAGTCTTGATCACTTTGGTTTTGAGGATTTCCTAAATG ACCCCCATGAATCAGAGACTTTGCGGCCATTGGACATGCATCATGGAATGGAAGTTCGCCTTGGTCTCTCTAAGGGACCAGTGTACCCAAGTAttatataa
- the LOC101495574 gene encoding cyclin-B1-2-like isoform X1 — MEDTSKTIAHQIGGLQNDALRFGLHGVKSDIVGSHPLESSLQSVKGAEEAMKRQCKVNLYGAAFPLKEELDRQILSRFQRPPGVIPSSMLGLESVTGSLDHFGFEDFLNGIRIHDKELCMDGWVHWQMVLCCCWYLSLNVVNVACRPP; from the exons atGGAGGATACATCTAAAACCATTGCACACCAAATCGGTGGTCTCCAAAACGATGCGCTTCGCTTCGGACTCCACGGAGTCAAAAGCGACATCGTCGGTTCTCACCCTCTCGAATCATCCCTCCAATCC GTAAAGGGGGCGGAAGAAGCTATGAAGAGGCAATGCAAAGTGAACTTGTATGGAGCTGCTTTTCCACTCAAGGAGGAACTTGACAGGCAAATTCTTTCTCG GTTCCAGAGACCTCCTGGAGTAATTCCTTCTTCAATGCTGGGTTTGGAGTCTGTAACAGGAAGTCTTGATCACTTTGGTTTTGAGGATTTCCTAAATG GAATTAGGATCCATGATAAGGAATTATGTATGGATGGATGGGTTCATTGGCAAATGGTACTTTGTTGTTGTTGGTACCTCTCTCTCAATGTTGTTAATGTTGCATGCAGACCCCCATGA